CGGGCCAGGGCCAGCGACCTTGCTGGCACCGCGGGTGCCCAGGATCACACACCCATATCGGTCGCAGGCCCAAGGCCTGCGCGAAAATATCGTAGCTGCAGTCCTGCACGGGCTGCTGGAAGGTCATCGCGAGGAAGCGCGGCGCCTTCATGTAGAAGACCGGCTTCGAGACTCGCGGAGCGAAGTGAGTGAAGAACGTGGAGCCGTTGCGCTCGGTGTAGATGAGCATGTCGAGCTCGCGAGGGAGCACGAGCTTGCCGCCGCGGCCGGAGAGGTCAGGCTCGACGGTCGCGACCTGATCTCGGTTGTCCTTGTCCATCGTCACCTTGCAGCCCATCTCGATGATGACGTGAAGCGGCAAGCTGAAGAGCATGTGGACGGTGCGGTTGTACCACGCGAGCACATCGCCCCACGCGCGGTGCTTGTCTTCCTTGCCACCGCGCCGCTTCTGCGCGTCCTGCGCTTCCTTCTCGGCCTGCTCGTAGATCATGGTCGCAATATCCGAGAAGCCGCCCAGGACGATCGTCTGCCAAGGGCACTGCTTCATGAGCGCGGCGCGGTAGATGTACTCGATCCACTGCTCCAGCTCGACCTTGATCGACACCGAACCGGGCACGTCCCGCAGGAACGCGGCGTGCGTCGAACCGATGACGACCGGCTGCACGATGAAGCTGCCATCTGGGTGACGCGCGGTGTTGTGCCCGCCCTCGGCGAGTGGGTTGATCAGAAGCGGCGCCGGCCAGGTCATCGACGTGAAGGTCTTGCCACTGCCAGGGTAGCCGTAGACTCCAATCCGCAAAAACATTGACTGCGATACGCCCATCGGGATTAGGCCTGGAGGCGCACTGATCATATCGAGACCTCGATATCATCGAACAAGATCGGCGTTCGGCGCTTGAACTCGACGAGCAGCGGCACCATGACCTCGCGCATCTGTGGGTGCGCCCGCCCCGAAGTCCGGAGCTTGAAGATGTGCCGCCACTCGCGCATGTTCGCGCCCACCACTATCTCGGCCTTGAGCGACTGCGGCAGCACACCGCGGGCGATCTCAGCGGGAACACCACGCCGCACGAGTTGCAGATACTTCAGCTCCGCATCGTGCATCGCTTTGATCCACAGGTCGATCACACGAGCGTGCCCGCGTCGCGCTTCCCCAAGCCAAGGGTCGATAACCGTGATCTCCTCACCGAACTTGCCCTTGCTATAGTTGCAGTAGCGCGTCGACTCCTGCGCGAACGAGCAGAGCCGATGCCGCACGAGTTCATGCGACACGCCGCGATCGGAGATAATCTTCACAACGGCCATGCCGCCGAGCTCGATCACCGCCTCGTGGCCTCGCTCGAGGAGGTACCGCACAAGGCGCTCGGCCGAACCAGGCTCGATCCTGTCCTCGGACTTGTAGCAGATCCGCGCCGCCTGCTCGATTGCTTCGAGCGGTTTCTCAGGGAACTGCAGGATCTCGAAACTGGCCTTGATAATCTTCATCGGTTGGCTCCCATCGTAAGTCGCTTGTAAACCTCGAGCGTGACATAGCAATCGACTCGCGCCCCGTGCATACCGCCGAGCAGGATGCCGAAGTGGCGCGCAAGCGCCCCGAGCGACTGCGAGCGGTAGCCCTTCTCGGAGACGCCATAGACACCCATGGCGGCAGCGACGTCTTTCGTATCGGTGAGCCGCTTCGCGTGCGGGAGCCTGAGGCCGATGCTCTGCCCGGCGGCGATGAGGAAGCGCACATCAAACGACGGGTTCGAGCCCAGCCAGCACTCGG
The bacterium genome window above contains:
- a CDS encoding AAA family ATPase — encoded protein: MGVSQSMFLRIGVYGYPGSGKTFTSMTWPAPLLINPLAEGGHNTARHPDGSFIVQPVVIGSTHAAFLRDVPGSVSIKVELEQWIEYIYRAALMKQCPWQTIVLGGFSDIATMIYEQAEKEAQDAQKRRGGKEDKHRAWGDVLAWYNRTVHMLFSLPLHVIIEMGCKVTMDKDNRDQVATVEPDLSGRGGKLVLPRELDMLIYTERNGSTFFTHFAPRVSKPVFYMKAPRFLAMTFQQPVQDCSYDIFAQALGLRPIWVCDPGHPRCQQGRWPWPVPWHV
- the thyX gene encoding FAD-dependent thymidylate synthase, with protein sequence MKIIKASFEILQFPEKPLEAIEQAARICYKSEDRIEPGSAERLVRYLLERGHEAVIELGGMAVVKIISDRGVSHELVRHRLCSFAQESTRYCNYSKGKFGEEITVIDPWLGEARRGHARVIDLWIKAMHDAELKYLQLVRRGVPAEIARGVLPQSLKAEIVVGANMREWRHIFKLRTSGRAHPQMREVMVPLLVEFKRRTPILFDDIEVSI
- a CDS encoding 3'-5' exonuclease, whose product is MDGWLAVVDTETTGFDPVQHEVIDTHVLLVDPQLNVRYEAGGRSPLLYPEKASPQALKVNGYSLAEWEKTQRPLGEVLYPCFQLIELAECWLGSNPSFDVRFLIAAGQSIGLRLPHAKRLTDTKDVAAAMGVYGVSEKGYRSQSLGALARHFGILLGGMHGARVDCYVTLEVYKRLTMGANR